Proteins encoded together in one Camelina sativa cultivar DH55 chromosome 9, Cs, whole genome shotgun sequence window:
- the LOC104710227 gene encoding probable LRR receptor-like serine/threonine-protein kinase At2g23950, with product MTMEKSRGSCLCCMLLKPRTLLMRWSVLAAKQNTVDVQLLSSPLTNSTRVTYLMRKLLFLLSPLQGKETLLIQRTSCSYGWFSSKSILGDGGFGNVYRGKLGDGTVVAVKRLKDVNGTSRNSQFRTELEMISLAVHRNLLRLIGYCVSSNERLLVYPYMSNCSVASRLKETPERE from the exons ATGACGATGGAGAAAAGCCGAGGAAGCTGCTTGTGTTGTATGCTTCTAAAACCGAGAACGCTCTTGATGCGGTGGAGCGTATTGGCCGCGAAGCAGAACACCGTGGATGTCCAACTTCTATCGTCTCCACTGACGAATTCGACGCG AGTTACTTACCTCATGAGGAAgctgttgtttttgttgtctccACTACAGGGCAAGGAGACTCTCCTGATTCAGAGAACTTCATGTAGCTACGGATGGTTTAGTTCCAAGAGCATTCTTGGTGATGGTGGGTTTGGTAATGTCTACAGAGGAAAGCTTGGAGATGGGACAGTGGTTGCAGTGAAACGACTGAAAGATGTGAATGGAACTTCTCGGAACTCACAGTTTCGTACCGAGCTTGAGATGATCAGCTTAGCTGTCCATAGGAATTTGCTTCGGTTAATTGGTTATTGCGTGAGTTCTAACGAAAGACTTCTTGTCTACCCTTACATGTCCAATTGTAGTGTCGCCTCTAGGCTTAAAG AAACACCAGAAAGGGAGTGA